The DNA sequence TTGTTAGCACCTTTGCCTCACATCAAGATGGTCTTGGATACCAGTCTACTCACTGGATGGGTGGGATTAGTTTCTTCTACCTGTGCCCGTTTGGGTTCTCTCCGAGTGACCAAGCTTTTTCCCACTGGCCAAAGACATGCATATTAGGTTAAGTGTTAAGTGTTTAGGTGTCTTCTGTCTCTGTCGTGCCCCCAACCAGTTGTGGCAGATACCCACACCCCTCTACTCCTCCCTGAGCTTGGTGGAGGAGTTTTTGGAGTTTTCTGGAGCAGGTTTCctgttaaaattgagtttttccttcccactgttgccaagggCTTTTCTCTTAGGGGGTTACAATATAAAGGACCTCGAGGGGTCTGTTGTTGTGACttggtgctatacaaataaatttgaattgaaatgaatttaAAGCATTCCTTTTTAACAGGACTTTACAAACTGAACAGCAGATAAAATCACAGTGTCTTCTTTATTTACATCTCTATTCATAGATAGTGATGTTTGTTTAATGTGCAGGAACTGTGTGGCAAAAAAATCACATGGGGTAAAGGGCAAGCATGGGTCAGTCATGACAACAAAATCCATATGTGAACACCATGCTCTCTCACAGCGAGTGCAGAGGATGGGAAACAAAGGGAGAGAAAGCACAGATATGTCACAAAGGTCCAAGGCCAGGAGTTGAGTAATAGCTGTAAGTGCTTGCATGGTGTCCATTAAGATAACTTTTTTGCCAATGCAAAAGTACTCCTATGGAGTTAAAGTGACTTTGACAAAATTCAGACAAGGAGATGAAGTTCTTTTCAAGGATGCGTTTGCTTGAGACCAGAAGAGCATGGCTGATCATGTCTATGTGTTCACGTGCTGGTCATGCACAGAAAGCGATCAGCAATGATTCATGAACCCAATCAACCACAAAGAAGACCTACATTTCAGCTTCAGTCCTCGGGGCACTGACTGACCCACACTTTGCCCGTTTCTACCCCAGCTCTGATGCTTCCTGCTGGGCTGTGAGAGGAGGCTGAAAGGTGGCTCATAGGCCGAGTGCCTGCTGCAGCCTGGGGGCGTTACAGAGAAGTAGTGACACTCACTGACCGAGTTACTATTGCATCACACGATCTCAAAccctggatgtgtgtgtgtgtgtgagagagagaaagcaagagAAGGATGAGGAGGTCAGCAAGGGGTGGTTGTTGTTCAGTCCTCTGCCCCAAGCACATtgcatgcatttttcttttacacacacattcagaaaaGACAGAGTCCATCTGTTTCTGCTGACAGGAGACAGACAGACCCCCGAGCTCAAGGAACAAGCTTCCCTGCCTGTATAAGTGTGGCTGTTTATATTACATTAGTACGTGTagggaagaaataaaaaagcgCCCAGTATAAATCAGTATAATTGGCTAATCATTTCATTCGTTCAACTTCTGCTGTCATCTTACCCCATCATCTACCATCTTGTCTCTCTAAGGGCATCCTGCAACTTGTTTCTATGGAAACTGCCTCTAAAGCAGGCAGGAAAAAAGGGACAGGAAGAGATGCTGAAATGGCAGAAAAGCCTCTTGTGCCGGCAGAGGCTCTCAGATCGAGTTGGCCTAAAAGAAGCTAGACAGGGTTAaatacatacacactcacactcataaGCTCCTCTTTAAGCAAAAAATGGGAAGACTTGGTGAGATGGAGCATCACCAGATCCAAGAATTCCCCTTGAAGCCATGCAGCCTGAAATCTGTAGATAACCTGATAACAGGCTACATTTAACTGTTCCAGTCTCTGCAGTAAATAAGActatgctattttttttttttttttgctttatcaAAGGCTGGGTCTTGTTCATGATTTGTCTTTTCTCCAttcacagagacacaaagtcatgcgcacacacacacgcacacacatgcgcgtgcacacacacacacacacagaaaggctatttaacaaaaacacacaaagaaagcaTGAAATCCCAAGACCCCTCTCATGCGCAAACATCAtgccataaacacacacactgtcacgCATACACAAAATCTAACTCTATTCTATCTTGGAAAATTGGATTGCCGGTCCAAATAATTTGATTATAAACACCCTCTGCCTTACACTGGGGCTGCATCACTTAATAAAGCTTAAGTGCAACAACACGCCAGCGCCCACACTCATAGACACACAAGCCCACACCATCACAGATCTATAATGTCAGCAGCTGCACCTTCCAGATCAACAGACGGGGGGGAATGGAGCTAATCTAAACAGATAGCAGAAGGTTCTTAGAGTAAATTGTGAATTTTAGATCTAAAATGAAGCAATaagtcagctttttcttttttttaagtcagcTAGAAGTTTTGTGTATTCAGATATTGACTGAGGAGAAACTGAAAGGTTAACACAAGATCCAATATACCAGCAGTGGAAGAAAGGCTTTTTTAATTCCATACATTTATGtagtttcacattttcacatatgAGCAGTTTGTGTGggccaaaaataaaaactgtgacCATGCTTTAACATTTGTTTAAGGAATGCACTGCAGAGATAAATGCATATGAatgtaactaagtaattaagaACAGTTTACTTCATCTTACAGGAGCAACTGGGTTCATAGGTCACTAACTGTTAGAGGCCAATATGGTTTATTTTGCTCCTATAATCAATATATAATTAGCAGACATTATTTACCATCATAAAACTACCCAATGAAATGCTACATTAAGtaatagataataataataataataataataataataataataataataataattacatatAAACATATGATCTCTAAAGGGATCATTCTGCAAAGAGAGCAGGTGGTAATgctcaaatacatttttataaaacTTTTTATGGCACAAGATCTGAATCCAAATCGGATCTTGCCATATCACAAAAATGTCAACACTTTATATTAACTGGACACTATTAAGCATTACTAAGGTATCAATGAATATGTAGTTCATCATTTAGAAAACATTACTCCTCCTATAGATGATGGATTAACCATTACTAAAGAAAGTGTTACATCAGGTCCTGTTTTTTGGGAGCTGTTAATGACATCATTTAGAAAGTGACATAAACTATTAACAGTGTATTTAGATGCACATTTATACAGACACGGCTTATAAAATGAGCTAGttgtttgtgagtgtgttaaTAGAAACGTTTCCATAGCTGTTTATTTCATATGGTAATTCATGGTTAATTCATACAGTTACGAGTTGTTAGTTAACTCTTTTGTGTGTACAACATCTAAAGTTAGGACGATCTATGTCTTACAAAGCATTTATAGAATGAAATAGTGCTTGGAGAGAGGCTGGAGAGCAACAACCTATCCTGTGGAAGCTTCACAGTACACTTTCCGAAGGGCGTGGCAAGGATTTGTGGCAGGAAAAGCCAAAAGTGTCCTGAAAGAACTTGCTAAAGTTATATATGATGTTATATACGAGCTATTTCATCATTAATAAACCACTAACATTAGTGTATATGAATGGCATGCTAAGGAAAAGTCATGCTTTAGAAATAATGAACTAAGTATTTATTAATACTTCCCTAATGCTTTTCAATGTGTAGTTATTAGAAAAAGCTACCTCTCTCCCTTTTTTAACTTTATGTTAGAATATGTTCTGAAAAAATCTGGCAGCTTGGAATTTGTCTGAGAAATCATTTgggacaaaaacaggaagattGATTTAAGTGCCAAGGTGAGGCAGCTAGATGAGACTGCAGCTCTGTAGCTCCATCTAGTGTTTGATTGTAGTACATCCAGAAATAGCTTGCAGACGTCACAGCGTCTCGTTCAATCGCTTCATCAGTAGCACGTGCAAAGAAAGCTGGAGTCATCATGTCCCTCCTTAAACTCCGGATGTTTGTCTAAGGGTTGTTAGGAGAACTTCGGCACAGAATAGCAGGATTACATTATAAAATCTCAGAGTCGTTAGGGTAAACATACGATATTGTTGTCTAAGGAggttgaaatttaaaaaaaaaaaaaaaaaaaaaagcgtctggacttctttaagtttccttgaagtcgtttcacctctcatccgaggagcttcttcagttctaagagcaactgatggggagtcccagattttaagccctatagagtgtccccaagagggtcGTGGACCGACTAtggatcctctacctaatcacacgagcaaAGTTGCGAaaaggtgtgggtcacaatcagccaaggtcgGTTCGGGTGAACCCAaagtgaaacctagccccaccctatgaTGTGATTTACTAAGGTCAAaaggcccagggtgtgagtgggcgttaaagTGGGAAGGGCTCACAAAACTGggttatagatggcagacagttggtgtcgtaaaccaccgcctctgttcaaagatggtcgttcacagtggacatagatggtttcttttactcctctttcaaaccatctgtcttctctgtccgaaatgtgaacactgtcgtccttgaaagagtgacctttgtcttTTACATGCAGACGGGCagccgagtcttgtcccgtcGAGGTGGTGGGACAATATTCAATAGCTATTTTGAATCTATTGAAAAGTGATGCTAGGTGTGGTTATAACAATGTGGAAGGGTTTTTGTGGATCTGTGCCCACGCTGCAGGGGCGCCTCCAGAACTGTTTCATAGGGGTGGTCATATGAAGGCCACTAAAAATACTGGTGTGGAACACCAAAAACAGAGCAGTGCAGGGGCACAGCGGAGGCTGACGACGGGAAATTGTAAGGGACATACAAAGTGAGCAAATTTTGGGGGTGGCCAGTGCTCCTCCTCAGTGCTGCCCCTGCCATGCTGTCTAGTGTGAAGGTAACGATCACAGtgcacagtactgtgcaaaagcccCTCATTTCTCtatgttttctttccaagcaGCCAGACTTTCTggtccttttttattttcagttcagtgcttgtacctgaccattttaaaagaatttatttgtttgtttgttttgttgttgttgttgttgtttgtttcttgttAATCAAAAAATGTCAAATACAATGCAGTCTAATACAGTATTTTTGCATCAACATGGCTATTCATAAATAGTTATTAGCTCTTCTGGCATATCAGGACAACTATGCAGTgtgtcattaaaaaacaacaaagaaagagaaatctgGACAAGTTCAGGGCAAAAGAAGAAGTAGTAGGcttaaacaaatatttacagCAGGTGAACATTATTAAGAAATTTTACAAATCCAGCATAGACCTGAAATAAGACCTGAGAAATGCATCTGACCCTTCAGTTGACCCATCTATGTTTTCCTGAAGTTTCATCAGAAGGGGTCTCAGTAAAAGGGTGGCTGTGATAAAAGTCATTCTTAATgaagggaaacaggaagaataggctgaggtatgccacaTTACACGAAATGAGGAGTGGCTCACTATTTTTGCACAGTATTCTAAGCCTACAGCGCTTAAATgcatctttattttaatttctcaTGCTCCTTTATGCTAAAACGTTgctacaaataaacactaaTATTGAACTGTTTAACATTTTTAGTACATTTGTTTAAGAGCAAATGAATATATTAACAAATACACAATTCAAATTGGATATTTTTCTGTATTCAGTAGCCTACTTTGCTTTTTTTAGTGTTATATGAGTACAGCAGGTTTACAgcagtaatatatatatatatatagatagatagatagatattagaaagaaagaagaaagctgATTAAGTAACACATGCTGTTACATGTGAAACAGCCTTGCTTGCCATCCTGTGTTGTTCTATCCAGCGGATCTTTTAACCATTAATCATTTATTATCTGACTACCTCAGCCTTCCTAGAGGAACCTCCCCTGCCAGGTGAAATCCAGAACAAACATCCCCTCATTGAATACGGTGGAGTCAGTGCTGCCGTGGTATGCAGTGGTTTCTGGGACTGTTCACCTCTGCAGGGCCCACTAAGACACTGGGAGCGTGTCTCTCATACAGGTGTGTTTTCAGTACCGGGAGCTGTCCGTGGTTTTGAATTGCAAAGAGAACCACTGGAGCTATTCCCATCTCACTGGAGCAAGCACTTACTAAAGAATGAGGACTTTGTCAGCGGATGTTTTTGAGCAGGACACTGAAGGTGCTTACTTGTTAGTTTTTTAACTCCTTCACTTAAAttctaatttttttctttctttcattccttCATTTGAGAAGCTCTTCCACCTCTCGCCATGCTTCCTGCTCAGGAGGCAGCCAAAATCTACCACACCAACTATGTGCGTAACGCCCGAGCCATGGGGGTGCTCTGGATCGTTTTCACCATCACCTTCGCCgtcatcactgtggtggtgttcATCCAGCCCTACTGGATCGGCGACAGCGTCAACACACCGCAGGCCGGATACTTCGGCCTCTTCCACTACTGCATCGGGAACGCGCTCACCTCAGAGCTCACCTGCAAAGGGAGCGCGCTGGACTTTGGCTCCATCCCGTCCGGCGCCTTCAAGACGGCCATGTTCTTCGTGGGGATCTCCATGCTGCTGGTGGTGGGCAGCATCGTCTGCCTgagcctcttcttcttctgcaacGCGGGGAGCGTCTACAAGATCTGTGCCTGGATGCAGCTGGCTTCCAGTGAGCTTCAGGCTGTGACTAAAATAGTTTCAAGAGTTTTTAAGTGTGTTTAAATTACAGGGTAGATCTCACAGTAAGAGTTTACGTTATTGGAAAGTAACACCATCATCATGGTGTTACCAGCATCACCATGTAGGCTACAATTAAGagaaacttcattttaaaactgaaaatagcCTATGTATACAGTACATTTAGTCTGCTCCACTATATTAGTCTGTATAGTATTTTGCAGATAAAGACTGGCACTAATTGAGCACGATTAAGAGGCTTAACAGTTTTATATGATGTATTGATCATACAGATGTAGAATGCAATTCGTTAGAACTACTACTCGTAGAGCTTGCATGTAGATATTATTTTCATAATTTTGCTATTGTACGGTTATATcttgtttatgtatttaaaaaatgtatttattcatgCAAGTCTTCATGTAAGTATTTAAAAAAGCCAAGGAAAGGAATTAATCCAGCTAATAAACAGTCAAAGTGGAAACTAAATGAATACACATTAAACTAAGATTTAGGAACAGATCTGTAAGAAGGTTGTGAAGGATAATGGTGGCTCACAGCTGTAAACTCAGAGTCTGAAACATGTACGAAAGCCCAAAGCTGAAACGAAAAGCTATGAATTTAAGCATTTGGTGACATTTCTGTAGTTCCCTGCAGACTCGCAGACACAGACAGAGGTGAAACATGATTCTGTTTGAAACATGAAGCAGTTTGTGAGCAGATGTACCTGCGAGTGAAAGGAGAGGCCTGTAATGAACCAAGTAATGAGATTAACCCGGAGGTGTGCTGTTACACTTTCTCCTCTTCCCCTTTCACACGTGTTCTTGTAAATCCATCTTCATGAGAAGCAATGTTAATTTTGGCTCTGACACCAAGTTCATTTTTAAGGATATTTTGATGCATGCTTTGAGAGGGCTGTTTGAAAATTGCTGTTTTGAGGGCCTTCTTTGGACTGAGTGGATGCAGAACTTCTCGGGTTTGTTAGGAGGATGGGATCATTAATTCGCTGAACCAGAGCCCCCTGAGGTGTGAGCTTAATAAAGTCAGTTTAAGGAAAGAATTTTGCTGTATTAGTTTAACTGAAAGGGTATTTCTAATGTATTCAAATATGTAGTGAATTTTTAAAGAGGACTTGATAAAGTGAGCCTCAGAAATGCATGAAGATGAGAGGTTTGTGAGGATCAGAAAGTGAGAGCGAGATGTGAGGCAAGTGTGTGCTGTGCTGCACCTCCTTGTGCTGAGGTGGGACGGCAAGAGGTCTTAGCTGTCTGTCAGTGGAGTCAATAATAGATGAACAAGTTCATCTTTCTTGAGTTGAGATGCTCTGGAGTTGCTAGGCAACTAAActctgtaggtgtgtgtgtgtctacctGAATGAACACAGTGTATATTTAATTTCTCTGGTGGTTTCACTGTCATTTGTTGCCTGAGCCTGTCAAAAGCAGCAAGATGGTCTGTCACAGTGAGCACATCTATTCATTTTTACAGGTTTCCCACCACAAATcaatgcatgtttttggactttgaataaaaaaattttCAAAACACTAGTAAGGTAAAAGTAAAACCATCACACAGACAGAGCTGAAGTCCAGCACTCGTCAGCCTGTGCCTTCTCTCCTCTCAGGTACGTGCATGGTGATCGGCTGCATGATATATCCTGACGGCTGGGACTCAGACGAGGTGAAGCGCATGTGCGGCCAGCGGACTGACAAGTACACACTGGGCAACTGCACAGTGCGCTGGGCCTACATCCTGGCCATCATCAGCATCATGGACTCCCTCATCCTCTCCTTTTTGGCCTTCAGCCTGGGCAATAGACAGGACAAGCTGCTGCCTGAAGACTTCCAGGTGGAGGAAAAAGGTGACCAAAGGGGAAGTGAGAGGTGGGGAAGGATAGTGAGGGGATGCTTTTCCTTAAATCTTAGCTGTGTGTATGGTGAGAACACAACACTATATGAGGATGTATTTGTATCCTTCTTCAGTTATTATTGGCTTATATTTACACCAGCTATGTCTCTTCTTGACTACAGATAACGCATAGAGCCCAGTGGACACTGGCATGAATGGATGAGATTTTATGAAGAGTGCCACTGACTTCAGAGGATATCCCGAGGCTTCGAGTCACTTTGAAGAAATAAGAGTCCATCTCTGCCTCAAAATGAGCTCATCAGAGTCACTGCCCATCCTCATCTCCAAGGCTACAGCTTCAGATTGCCGTCAGTAAAAGCCACTTATTACATCAGATTAAGCTCTCACTTTTATTTGCtgctttacattttttaagcattttgattttttaaaataaatgttaattgctgaaatgttttcattattttgagtTTTGAGCCTGACAGTATTAGCCACTGTTGCCTTCTCTCTATGTGAGAAATCTAATGGCACTAACAATAAAATGATACCCAAGCTGATAACGTTTGGTTTTGTGCGTCTGTAATTTATTTTTAGCATTCATGCTCTCTTAAGAGACAGATTTCCATATGCATATACAGTAGATATTTGACTTAAGGGATAATTTCACATCTGTAAATACTGTTAGGTTTAGGAAGATGCTGCCTAAGTGTCTTCATTTGACTCCACCCATTACGTGTGATACTCTCACATGGGTTCAAATCCCTGCACATACCCTGCACTACGCTGCTGCCAGCTTAAAGACCATTTTGTGCTACTTCTGTTGGGCATTTGTGTTTTCACATGCATCTGTGTTCAGTGATGGAGAGAATATTTAAGTGGAAATAAAACTGTGGAAAGCAATGACATAAACAACCCAGAGAGACTTtgaaaattatttattcttactgcctaaagaaaaaaataatcaaatgatGAGACATGGACAGTCGAGCCTTTATAGAAAAACAAGCAACATGTTTCTGATAGGACTGAAAGGAATATTACAATAACTTTAAGTACAATCTATGATTTTCACATCCAGCACCTTCTTATACACCTGAATACACAGCTTTAAAGATTgaacatgaattaaaaaaaaaaaaaaaaagaaagtgtaaaAGAAGTGACTGTGCCCTCACTCTGTATGACTCTGTTCCAGCTTCAAGctcaaaaaaaggagaaatcaAAGTCCGACTCTTTGGTACACTGTACTGTACACTTGATGTGAATCCACCCATTGCTGGATTTGACTGTGAATGTGGGAATTAAACTTATCAGGTAAAAAAAGCAACCCGGGTGTGAAAGAGCATTTGGCCAACTCATGCATGAAAAAGAGAAGggctctgatttttttttcttcacattatAATGTGCCAAGTACTTCTCTTAAGTCAACATAAACTAATGCTGAAGCTAAAAATCTTTACTTTCACAAGAAACCGACACAACAGTTTGGCTATCAGTGTGATTCTGAACCCACGACGTATGACCTGCACCTGTatacaaatgtaaaaagttCTCTGATAACGGTGCTTTGAAAGCTACTAGCTGCTCTTCATTCCAGTAAGCAATATGTAGTTATCAATTTTGAGCTCTCTGCACTCTGTTTAAAGGCTTAAAAGCTGGTACACCTAACATGATGACGAGCAAACAGACAAATTTGACTTATAAGTGATCTATATGATAATCGAAAGTGGCTCTGATGGTGACTGTTACAACTCTGTTAGCATCCTGTACCTTTCTGCGTTTGTAGAAAAAATGTCCTTTTAAACCTGATGATCTCTTGTGTCTAAAATACAGAGAATAATGAGCAGAAGAGAAAAAGCTGGAGCTggcaaaaaagggaaaataagaTCAATAAGTTCTATTCAGCCAGCAACAAAAAGTCATAAATACTGAGAGTACTTTAAGCCTGTTTTATTCTCCTTCCCTAACAGAACAGAGATTCAGCAGCAGTCTGTCTACCGTCTCAATGCTTCCTGATGAATGTAAGTAGACCCGTGAGAGCCGTGACAACAGGCTACAGGCACGATGGAATCACAGGCTCTCACAGAAATGGAAGTATTTGCTTACTGTACGTTTTCAAGCTTAAGCCCTTCAAACCTATCTTATCCTTTTCACAATATGCAGCTGTGTGTACAGGCGTCCTCTAGGATGAGAGCCATGGGTGGGAGAGACACTGGGCTGCGGTGGCTCTTCTTTCAGGCACCAGGTCCAGCATGGGAAGCAGGAAGCTGCTGAAAGAGTGGGCCTCCTCTTTGGACCACTCATACTTTTCTACCAGGACATCAAACAGACCCCAAGGCTTCAACTTGGTGATGTGCCGGAGATCGCCTGGgggaaaacacatttaaaattcaATCTGTTGCTTCATCGACACAAACAATCACTTTTCGCAGTCGTCAATCACAACAATAGA is a window from the Pelmatolapia mariae isolate MD_Pm_ZW linkage group LG5, Pm_UMD_F_2, whole genome shotgun sequence genome containing:
- the lhfpl5a gene encoding LHFPL tetraspan subfamily member 5 protein, translated to MLPAQEAAKIYHTNYVRNARAMGVLWIVFTITFAVITVVVFIQPYWIGDSVNTPQAGYFGLFHYCIGNALTSELTCKGSALDFGSIPSGAFKTAMFFVGISMLLVVGSIVCLSLFFFCNAGSVYKICAWMQLASSTCMVIGCMIYPDGWDSDEVKRMCGQRTDKYTLGNCTVRWAYILAIISIMDSLILSFLAFSLGNRQDKLLPEDFQVEEKDNA